A region of Thermus oshimai DSM 12092 DNA encodes the following proteins:
- a CDS encoding ABC transporter ATP-binding protein — MEALKVEGLSKRYGRKPILEGVSLSVRPGEVYALAGPNGSGKTTLIRLLTGLAFPTAGKAFLLGEDVHQNPRARRHLGAVVEAPAAFYPHLTGRENLRMQAYLSGLKDEARIGEVLARLKLLSVADQKVALYSLGQRQRLGLAAAILHRPKVLVLDEPTSGLDPEGVELVHTLLRELAKEGVAVFLSTHHLQEVAAYAHRVGILGGGRLLDEVGLGERRLFRLEAEPLEGALALLKTLPQVKEARLQGRAILLEGEPEAALRALLQDGYRVLAFHPHRFDLLAYYQERVHHA, encoded by the coding sequence ATGGAGGCCTTAAAGGTGGAGGGCCTGAGCAAGCGCTACGGGCGGAAGCCCATCCTGGAGGGCGTGTCCCTTTCCGTGCGTCCGGGGGAGGTCTACGCCCTGGCGGGCCCCAACGGTTCCGGCAAGACCACCCTCATCCGCCTCCTCACCGGGCTCGCCTTCCCCACCGCGGGGAAGGCCTTCCTCCTGGGGGAGGACGTCCACCAGAACCCGAGGGCCCGGCGCCACCTGGGGGCGGTGGTGGAGGCCCCCGCAGCCTTCTACCCCCACCTCACGGGGCGGGAGAACCTGCGGATGCAGGCCTACCTCTCCGGGCTTAAGGACGAGGCCCGCATAGGGGAGGTCCTGGCCCGGCTTAAGCTCCTCTCGGTGGCGGACCAGAAGGTGGCCCTTTACTCCCTGGGCCAGCGCCAAAGGCTCGGCCTGGCCGCGGCCATCCTCCACCGCCCCAAGGTCCTGGTGCTGGACGAGCCCACCAGCGGCCTGGACCCCGAGGGGGTGGAGCTGGTCCACACCCTTCTCCGGGAACTCGCCAAGGAGGGGGTGGCGGTTTTCCTCTCCACCCACCACCTGCAGGAGGTGGCCGCCTACGCCCACCGGGTGGGGATCCTGGGGGGCGGGCGCCTTCTGGACGAGGTGGGGCTTGGGGAAAGGCGCCTGTTCCGCCTGGAGGCGGAGCCCCTGGAAGGGGCCTTGGCCCTCCTCAAGACCCTGCCCCAGGTGAAGGAGGCCAGGCTCCAAGGGAGGGCCATCCTCCTGGAGGGCGAGCCGGAGGCCGCCCTTAGGGCCCTCCTCCAGGACGGGTACCGGGTCCTGGCCTTCCACCCCCACCGCTTTGACCTCCTGGCCTACTACCAGGAAAGGGTGCACCATGCTTAG